A single Rhopalosiphum padi isolate XX-2018 chromosome 4, ASM2088224v1, whole genome shotgun sequence DNA region contains:
- the LOC132929519 gene encoding ribose-phosphate pyrophosphokinase 2 isoform X4 translates to MPLLSSEPIRARCLVKSNLVTTRSNVANNRMPNIKVFSGTSHPDLAQRIVDRLGIDVGKVVTKKFSNLETCVEIGESVRGEDVYIIQSGSGEVNDNLMELLIMINACKIASASRVTAVIPCFPYARQDKKDKSRAPISAKLVANMLSVAGADHIITMDLHASQIQGFFDIPVDNLFAEPAVLKWIKENIPEWRNSIIVSPDAGGAKRVTSIADRLNVEFALIHKERKKANEVASMVLVGDVKERIAILVDDMADTCGTICHAAEKLTEAGATKVYAILTHGIFSGPAISRINNACFEAVVVTNTIPQDGHMKECPKIRCIDVSMMFAEAVRRTHNGESVSYLFSNVPY, encoded by the exons ATGCCTTTGTTATCATCCGAACCCATTCGCGCCAGGTGTCTAGTAAAATCAAATTTGGTCACGACCCGATCAAACGTCGCCAACAACAGAATGCCAAACATTAAGGTGTTCAGCGGCACGTCGCACCCGGACTTGGCACAGCGGATCGTCGACCGGTTGGGCATCGATGTCGGCAAGGTGGTCACCAAGAAGTTTAGCAACCTCGAAACATG tgTTGAAATTGGAGAATCAGTCAGAGGAGAAGATGTCTATATTATCCAAAGTGGTAGTGGTGAAGTTAATGATAACTTGATGGAACTATTAATCATGATAAATGCTTGTAAAATAGCATCTGCATCACGTGTTACTGCTGTCATACCATGTTTTCCATACGCTAGGCAAGATAAAAAGGATAAg aGTAGAGCACCAATATCCGCTAAATTAGTCGCCAATATGCTGTCAGTAGCTGGTGCTGATCATATAATAACTATGGACCTACATGCTTCTCAAATACAAGGTTTCTTTGATATACctgttgataatttatttgctGAACCAGCTGTACTAAAATGGATAAAAGAAAACATACCTGAATGGAGAAACAGCATTATAGTGTCACCAGATGCTGGTGGTGCTAAAAG agTCACGTCAATAGCCGATCGTCTAAATGTTGAGTTTGCTCTTATTCATAAAGAGAGAAAGAAAGCTAATGAAGTGGCATCAATGGTTCTAGTGGGAGATGTTAAAGAACGCATTGCCATCTTAGTTGATGATATGGCAGACACTTGTGGTACAATATGTCATGCTGCAGAAAA gtTAACTGAAGCAGGTGCCACTAAAGTGTATGCAATTTTAACTCATGGTATATTCTCTGGACCCGCTATATCTCGTATTAATAATGCATGTTTTGAAGCTGTTGTAGTTACCAATACCATTCCACAAGATGGCCATATGAAAGAATGTCCTAAAATTcgt tgtatagATGTATCAATGATGTTTGCTGAGGCAGTTCGGCGGACACATA
- the LOC132929519 gene encoding ribose-phosphate pyrophosphokinase 1 isoform X1: protein MPLLSSEPIRARCLVKSNLVTTRSNVANNRMPNIKVFSGTSHPDLAQRIVDRLGIDVGKVVTKKFSNLETCVEIGESVRGEDVYIIQSGSGEVNDNLMELLIMINACKIASASRVTAVIPCFPYARQDKKDKNGDIPENDNNRSRATVKCNEWKFRELFRDFVIGNQSRAPISAKLVANMLSVAGADHIITMDLHASQIQGFFDIPVDNLFAEPAVLKWIKENIPEWRNSIIVSPDAGGAKRVTSIADRLNVEFALIHKERKKANEVASMVLVGDVKERIAILVDDMADTCGTICHAAEKLTEAGATKVYAILTHGIFSGPAISRINNACFEAVVVTNTIPQDGHMKECPKIRCIDVSMMFAEAVRRTHNGESVSYLFSNVPY from the exons ATGCCTTTGTTATCATCCGAACCCATTCGCGCCAGGTGTCTAGTAAAATCAAATTTGGTCACGACCCGATCAAACGTCGCCAACAACAGAATGCCAAACATTAAGGTGTTCAGCGGCACGTCGCACCCGGACTTGGCACAGCGGATCGTCGACCGGTTGGGCATCGATGTCGGCAAGGTGGTCACCAAGAAGTTTAGCAACCTCGAAACATG tgTTGAAATTGGAGAATCAGTCAGAGGAGAAGATGTCTATATTATCCAAAGTGGTAGTGGTGAAGTTAATGATAACTTGATGGAACTATTAATCATGATAAATGCTTGTAAAATAGCATCTGCATCACGTGTTACTGCTGTCATACCATGTTTTCCATACGCTAGGCAAGATAAAAAGGATAAg AATGGCGACATCCCCGAGAATGACAATAATAGATCAAGGGCAACCGTCAAGTGCAATGAATGGAAGTTTCGG gaattATTTCGAGATTTTGTGATCGGCAATCAG aGTAGAGCACCAATATCCGCTAAATTAGTCGCCAATATGCTGTCAGTAGCTGGTGCTGATCATATAATAACTATGGACCTACATGCTTCTCAAATACAAGGTTTCTTTGATATACctgttgataatttatttgctGAACCAGCTGTACTAAAATGGATAAAAGAAAACATACCTGAATGGAGAAACAGCATTATAGTGTCACCAGATGCTGGTGGTGCTAAAAG agTCACGTCAATAGCCGATCGTCTAAATGTTGAGTTTGCTCTTATTCATAAAGAGAGAAAGAAAGCTAATGAAGTGGCATCAATGGTTCTAGTGGGAGATGTTAAAGAACGCATTGCCATCTTAGTTGATGATATGGCAGACACTTGTGGTACAATATGTCATGCTGCAGAAAA gtTAACTGAAGCAGGTGCCACTAAAGTGTATGCAATTTTAACTCATGGTATATTCTCTGGACCCGCTATATCTCGTATTAATAATGCATGTTTTGAAGCTGTTGTAGTTACCAATACCATTCCACAAGATGGCCATATGAAAGAATGTCCTAAAATTcgt tgtatagATGTATCAATGATGTTTGCTGAGGCAGTTCGGCGGACACATA
- the LOC132929519 gene encoding ribose-phosphate pyrophosphokinase 1 isoform X3 — protein sequence MPLLSSEPIRARCLVKSNLVTTRSNVANNRMPNIKVFSGTSHPDLAQRIVDRLGIDVGKVVTKKFSNLETCVEIGESVRGEDVYIIQSGSGEVNDNLMELLIMINACKIASASRVTAVIPCFPYARQDKKDKELFRDFVIGNQSRAPISAKLVANMLSVAGADHIITMDLHASQIQGFFDIPVDNLFAEPAVLKWIKENIPEWRNSIIVSPDAGGAKRVTSIADRLNVEFALIHKERKKANEVASMVLVGDVKERIAILVDDMADTCGTICHAAEKLTEAGATKVYAILTHGIFSGPAISRINNACFEAVVVTNTIPQDGHMKECPKIRCIDVSMMFAEAVRRTHNGESVSYLFSNVPY from the exons ATGCCTTTGTTATCATCCGAACCCATTCGCGCCAGGTGTCTAGTAAAATCAAATTTGGTCACGACCCGATCAAACGTCGCCAACAACAGAATGCCAAACATTAAGGTGTTCAGCGGCACGTCGCACCCGGACTTGGCACAGCGGATCGTCGACCGGTTGGGCATCGATGTCGGCAAGGTGGTCACCAAGAAGTTTAGCAACCTCGAAACATG tgTTGAAATTGGAGAATCAGTCAGAGGAGAAGATGTCTATATTATCCAAAGTGGTAGTGGTGAAGTTAATGATAACTTGATGGAACTATTAATCATGATAAATGCTTGTAAAATAGCATCTGCATCACGTGTTACTGCTGTCATACCATGTTTTCCATACGCTAGGCAAGATAAAAAGGATAAg gaattATTTCGAGATTTTGTGATCGGCAATCAG aGTAGAGCACCAATATCCGCTAAATTAGTCGCCAATATGCTGTCAGTAGCTGGTGCTGATCATATAATAACTATGGACCTACATGCTTCTCAAATACAAGGTTTCTTTGATATACctgttgataatttatttgctGAACCAGCTGTACTAAAATGGATAAAAGAAAACATACCTGAATGGAGAAACAGCATTATAGTGTCACCAGATGCTGGTGGTGCTAAAAG agTCACGTCAATAGCCGATCGTCTAAATGTTGAGTTTGCTCTTATTCATAAAGAGAGAAAGAAAGCTAATGAAGTGGCATCAATGGTTCTAGTGGGAGATGTTAAAGAACGCATTGCCATCTTAGTTGATGATATGGCAGACACTTGTGGTACAATATGTCATGCTGCAGAAAA gtTAACTGAAGCAGGTGCCACTAAAGTGTATGCAATTTTAACTCATGGTATATTCTCTGGACCCGCTATATCTCGTATTAATAATGCATGTTTTGAAGCTGTTGTAGTTACCAATACCATTCCACAAGATGGCCATATGAAAGAATGTCCTAAAATTcgt tgtatagATGTATCAATGATGTTTGCTGAGGCAGTTCGGCGGACACATA
- the LOC132929519 gene encoding ribose-phosphate pyrophosphokinase 1 isoform X2, with protein MPLLSSEPIRARCLVKSNLVTTRSNVANNRMPNIKVFSGTSHPDLAQRIVDRLGIDVGKVVTKKFSNLETCVEIGESVRGEDVYIIQSGSGEVNDNLMELLIMINACKIASASRVTAVIPCFPYARQDKKDKNGDIPENDNNRSRATVKCNEWKFRSRAPISAKLVANMLSVAGADHIITMDLHASQIQGFFDIPVDNLFAEPAVLKWIKENIPEWRNSIIVSPDAGGAKRVTSIADRLNVEFALIHKERKKANEVASMVLVGDVKERIAILVDDMADTCGTICHAAEKLTEAGATKVYAILTHGIFSGPAISRINNACFEAVVVTNTIPQDGHMKECPKIRCIDVSMMFAEAVRRTHNGESVSYLFSNVPY; from the exons ATGCCTTTGTTATCATCCGAACCCATTCGCGCCAGGTGTCTAGTAAAATCAAATTTGGTCACGACCCGATCAAACGTCGCCAACAACAGAATGCCAAACATTAAGGTGTTCAGCGGCACGTCGCACCCGGACTTGGCACAGCGGATCGTCGACCGGTTGGGCATCGATGTCGGCAAGGTGGTCACCAAGAAGTTTAGCAACCTCGAAACATG tgTTGAAATTGGAGAATCAGTCAGAGGAGAAGATGTCTATATTATCCAAAGTGGTAGTGGTGAAGTTAATGATAACTTGATGGAACTATTAATCATGATAAATGCTTGTAAAATAGCATCTGCATCACGTGTTACTGCTGTCATACCATGTTTTCCATACGCTAGGCAAGATAAAAAGGATAAg AATGGCGACATCCCCGAGAATGACAATAATAGATCAAGGGCAACCGTCAAGTGCAATGAATGGAAGTTTCGG aGTAGAGCACCAATATCCGCTAAATTAGTCGCCAATATGCTGTCAGTAGCTGGTGCTGATCATATAATAACTATGGACCTACATGCTTCTCAAATACAAGGTTTCTTTGATATACctgttgataatttatttgctGAACCAGCTGTACTAAAATGGATAAAAGAAAACATACCTGAATGGAGAAACAGCATTATAGTGTCACCAGATGCTGGTGGTGCTAAAAG agTCACGTCAATAGCCGATCGTCTAAATGTTGAGTTTGCTCTTATTCATAAAGAGAGAAAGAAAGCTAATGAAGTGGCATCAATGGTTCTAGTGGGAGATGTTAAAGAACGCATTGCCATCTTAGTTGATGATATGGCAGACACTTGTGGTACAATATGTCATGCTGCAGAAAA gtTAACTGAAGCAGGTGCCACTAAAGTGTATGCAATTTTAACTCATGGTATATTCTCTGGACCCGCTATATCTCGTATTAATAATGCATGTTTTGAAGCTGTTGTAGTTACCAATACCATTCCACAAGATGGCCATATGAAAGAATGTCCTAAAATTcgt tgtatagATGTATCAATGATGTTTGCTGAGGCAGTTCGGCGGACACATA